One part of the Stegostoma tigrinum isolate sSteTig4 chromosome 14, sSteTig4.hap1, whole genome shotgun sequence genome encodes these proteins:
- the LOC132210492 gene encoding extracellular calcium-sensing receptor-like, whose translation MIFTIEEINREPNILPSITLGYKVYDTCDMYALRAAMSLLSDVGDEVQNSTCNGAASVQAIIGEAGSLQSSIIASSTGPFQVPIVSYFSTCTCLSERRKYPAFFRTAPSDYFQTKALAQLVRHFGWTWIGALANDDDYGRFGTQQFIEQVTEFGVCVAFSYILPKIYNPDKISQIVAVIKRSSAKVIVVFSREREMLQLVQEITRQNVTGIQWLASEAWITGAVLYTEQFLPYLEGAIGFSFRRAEIPGLREFLLGVKPSPHEGSSYTNVFWEELFACKLKLPENTTEGSYTRARLCTGSESLEGIDTIYSDTSQLRVSYNVYKGVYAIAHALNRLSLCESGKGPFINNSCASIHNFKPWQLLHYLKEVRFTDQFGGEIGFDENGDAIASYDMINCQRSTSGKVKYVQVGRFDSFAIPGQELSLDEHSIVWTECKKCSSDDWSNNERTKCIPREVEYLSFEDATGITLSVIALVGACLTVAVIAIFFRHKNTPIVKANNSELSFLLLSSLVMCFLCSMTFIGRPSFWSCALRHTAFAIIFVLCVSCILAKTVVVLMAFRATLPNSNVMKWFGATQQRTVIFFCTSVQAGICVMWLVKFPPFPMKNTTYQNTKIILECNVGSVPAFYSVLAYISILSCICFVLAFLARKLPDKYNEAKFITFSMLIFFAVWITFIPAYVSSPGKYTVAVEIFAILSSSFGLLLCIFTPKCFIILLRPEKNTKRMLMNKC comes from the exons ATGATCTTTACCATTGAAGAAATCAACAGGGAACCGAACATTTTGCCCAGTATTACTCTGGGCTATAAGGTGTATGACACTTGTGATATGTATGCTCTGAGAGCAGCTATGTCTTTGCTCAGTGATGTTGGAGATGAAGTGCAAAACAGCACGTGCAACGGAGCAGCGTCTGTTCAAGCAATAATCGGGGAAGCCGGTTCTCTTCAGTCCAGTATTATTGCAAGCTCAACAGGACCGTTCCAGGTTCCGATT GTCAGTTACTTCTCCACATGTACCTGCCTGAGTGAAAGACGCAAATATCCTGCGTTTTTCCGGACAGCGCCCAGCGATTATTTTCAGACCAAGGCTTTGGCGCAGCTGGTGAGGCACTTTGGCTGGACTTGGATTGGGGCTCTTGCTAATGACGACGATTACGGGAGATTTGGGACCCAGCAATTCATCGAACAGGTCACCGAGTTTGGCGTTTGTGTCGCTTTCTCATACATTCTGCCGAAGATTTACAACCCGGATAAGATATCTCAAATCGTGGCTGTGATAAAAAGATCATCAGCCAAGGTTATTGTCGTGTTCAGCCGCGAGAGGGAAATGCTTCAATTAGTTCAGGAGATCACTAGACAAAATGTGACTGGCATCCAGTGGCTTGCTAGTGAAGCCTGGATCACTGGGGCTGTGCTTTATACAGAACAATTCTTGCCGTATCTGGAAGGAGCGATTGGCTTTTCATTTCGTAGAGCAGAAATTCCTGGCCTTCGAGAATTTCTCCTCGGGGTGAAACCTTCCCCACACGAGGGCAGTAGCTATACAAACGTGTTCTGGGAGGAGCTGTTTGCATGTAAATTAAAACTGCCTGAAAATACCACCGAAGGATCATATACCAGGGCCCGTTTATGCACGGGATCGGAGAGTCTTGAAGGTATCGACACCATATACTCTGATACCTCACAGCTCAGAGTATCATACAACGTGTACAAAGGCGTCTATGCCATTGCCCACGCACTGAATCGCTTAAGCTTGTGTGAGAGCGGCAAAGGGCCGTTTATAAACAATAGTTGTGCAAGTATACACAACTTTAAACCGTGGCAG CTCCTTCATTACTTAAAGGAAGTCAGATTCACCGACCAGTTTGGAGGGGAAATAGGATTTGATGAAAACGGAGATGCAATTGCATCGTACGACATGATTAATTGTCAGAGAAGTACCAGTGGTAAGGTGAAGTATGTCCAGGTTGGTCGTTTTGATTCCTTCGCAATCCCAGGACAGGAACTTTCTCTGGATGAACATTCCATCGTTTGGACTG AGTGCAAAAAATGCTCTTCGGATGATTGGTCAAATAATGAGAGAACCAAGTGCATTCCTAGAGAAGTCGAATATCTTTCCTTTGAAGATGCAACAGGCATTACATTGAGCGTAATTGCGTTGGTGGGCGCTTGTCTAACGGTCGCAGTTATAGCTATTTTCTTTCGACACAAAAACACTCCTATCGTAAAAGCAAACAATTCTGAGTTGAGTTTTCTTCTCTTGAGCTCCCTTGTTATGTGCTTCTTGTGCTCCATGACATTTATTGGTCGGCCATCTTTCTGGTCCTGTGCATTGAGGCACACGGCGTTTGCAATCATTTTCGTGCTCTGTGTCTCTTGCATACTCGCTAAAACTGTTGTGGTGTTGATGGCATTCAGAGCGACGCTTCCCAACAGCAACGTGATGAAATGGTTTGGTGCCACTCAACAGCGGACTGTCATCTTCTTCTGTACTAGTGTCCAGGCTGGAATCTGTGTCATGTGGCTAGTCAAGTTTCCGCCATTTCCCATGAAAAATACCACTTATCAAAACACTAAAATCATCTTAGAATGTAATGTTGGCTCAGTGCCAGCTTTCTACAGTGTATTAGCTTACATTAGCATCTTGTCTTGTATCTGTTTTGTGTTGGCCTTTCTAGCAAGGAAATTACCCGACAAGTACAACGAGGCCAAATTTATAACTTTCAGTATGTTGATTTTTTTCGCAGTATGGATAACCTTTATACCAGCTTATGTCAGCTCACCAGGCAAATACACAGTCGCAGTGGAGATCTTTGCAATTTTGTCTTCAAGCTTTGGGCTGCTTCTGTGTATTTTTACCCCGAAATGTTTCATAATTCTGCTGAGGCCAGAGAAGAATACTAAAAGAATGCTAAtgaataaatgctaa